A single region of the Elizabethkingia sp. JS20170427COW genome encodes:
- a CDS encoding DUF4861 family protein: MTKLFSLYLTSGICFSSMVFAQSHQKILKLSLTNPTPLSRNSEIIEIPKHKIKKISEKEFAIFNTSSHQELTYQQLSNGNLLIQTDFKPYEKLSISFKNQKPSAFAYKVYGRFVPERYDDFAWENNKIAFRMYGKSLEKVPSQNAWGMDVWSKRTPEMIIDKWYQLNNYHQDHGEGLDFFHVGKSLGAGDVLPYVNQHFLYLGNYASYKIIEKGPLRFSFKLTYPEVQKEGISISATKVISLDADSQLNKINVQYSFSGIQRLPVFAGIVHWDGNGDKYIDNTQQWASYWPKSSQNGTVGTAIYFPKGKTQITSTQQHLGDITLLSPHQNLEFYTGAAWDKALEIKNAKEWQLYLENKIYKIQHPIRIK; this comes from the coding sequence ATGACGAAATTATTTTCATTATATCTTACCTCAGGGATTTGCTTTTCAAGTATGGTATTCGCTCAAAGCCATCAGAAAATTCTGAAATTATCCCTCACCAACCCCACTCCTCTTTCGCGAAATTCTGAAATCATTGAAATTCCAAAACATAAAATAAAAAAAATTTCAGAAAAAGAATTTGCCATTTTTAACACCAGCTCTCATCAAGAACTCACCTATCAACAGCTCTCTAATGGCAACTTATTGATACAAACCGACTTTAAGCCTTATGAAAAGTTGTCTATCAGTTTTAAAAATCAAAAACCTTCTGCTTTTGCATATAAAGTATATGGCAGATTTGTCCCTGAGCGGTATGATGATTTTGCGTGGGAAAACAATAAAATTGCTTTCAGAATGTATGGAAAGTCTTTAGAAAAAGTTCCTAGCCAAAATGCTTGGGGAATGGATGTTTGGTCCAAAAGAACCCCCGAAATGATTATTGATAAATGGTATCAACTTAACAATTACCACCAAGATCATGGAGAGGGCCTTGATTTTTTCCATGTTGGAAAATCCTTAGGAGCAGGTGATGTGCTCCCTTATGTCAACCAACACTTTCTCTATCTAGGAAATTACGCCTCTTATAAAATCATCGAAAAAGGACCTCTACGTTTTAGTTTTAAGCTTACTTATCCTGAAGTCCAAAAAGAAGGAATTAGTATTTCCGCAACAAAAGTCATTTCTCTGGATGCAGACTCTCAACTGAATAAGATAAACGTCCAATACTCTTTTTCAGGAATACAGCGACTACCCGTATTCGCAGGAATTGTCCATTGGGATGGTAATGGCGATAAATATATAGATAACACCCAACAATGGGCGAGCTATTGGCCTAAATCTTCCCAAAACGGAACCGTAGGTACTGCTATTTACTTTCCTAAAGGAAAAACACAAATTACTAGCACACAACAACACTTGGGAGATATTACCCTGCTCAGTCCTCATCAAAATTTAGAATTTTATACTGGTGCTGCCTGGGACAAAGCTTTAGAAATTAAAAACGCAAAAGAATGGCAGCTCTATTTAGAAAATAAAATTTATAAAATACAGCATCCTATTAGGATAAAATAA
- a CDS encoding nucleoside-diphosphate kinase, giving the protein MSGKITFTMIKPDAVADGHIGAILGKISEAGFKIKAMKLTQLTVADAKKFYEVHAERPFYGELVEFMSSGPIVAAVLEKENAVEDFRTLIGATNPAEAAEGTIRKMFARSVGENAVHGSDSDENALIEASFHFSGREIF; this is encoded by the coding sequence ATGTCAGGAAAAATCACCTTTACAATGATTAAGCCAGATGCAGTTGCAGACGGGCATATCGGAGCTATCTTAGGGAAAATTAGCGAAGCAGGGTTCAAAATTAAAGCAATGAAATTAACTCAATTAACAGTTGCTGATGCTAAAAAATTCTATGAAGTTCACGCTGAAAGACCTTTTTATGGAGAATTAGTTGAATTTATGTCTTCAGGTCCTATCGTAGCAGCTGTATTGGAAAAAGAAAATGCAGTAGAAGATTTCAGAACTTTAATTGGAGCTACTAACCCTGCAGAAGCTGCAGAAGGTACTATCAGAAAAATGTTTGCAAGATCAGTAGGTGAAAATGCAGTACATGGTTCAGATTCTGATGAAAATGCTTTAATAGAAGCTTCTTTCCACTTCTCAGGAAGAGAAATTTTCTAA
- the dgt gene encoding dGTP triphosphohydrolase: MDLNMIYTNIRTGAQDSAGAARSAYQRDYDRIIFSSAFRRLQNKTQVFPLPGSVFVHNRLTHSLEVSSVGRSLGSIVGEHIVREYGSSLTEESKDFYLHNLSNVIAAACLCHDIGNPAFGHSGEDAIASYFDRNEGSLQGFFKPEEWADLVNFEGNSNAIRVLTQQQVGKDAGGLKLTYSTLASIAKYPCEALAKDFSKKDLHRKKFGFFQNEASTFKEIADKIGLLKISDTPLVYRRHPFVWLVEAADDMCYNIIDMEDAHRLGIVKSEACEDLFKELIEASGTSSKEKIEGKLSQIQNANERISYLRAKAINALITIASEVYITHFQEILSGRLNTSLLDIFSKKNDTLKKIEKFSIQNIYRHRAVVEIENAGYNVMYELLDHFVPPILKDKNKRKNYDEMALQLLPQQFVYEGTEVSHYQKVLGVLDYVSGMTDNYATDLYRKIKGIDIGMTI, encoded by the coding sequence ATGGATTTGAATATGATATACACCAATATTAGGACAGGAGCTCAGGATTCGGCAGGAGCAGCAAGAAGTGCCTATCAAAGAGATTACGATAGGATAATCTTTTCCTCAGCATTTAGAAGATTGCAGAATAAAACACAAGTCTTTCCATTACCTGGAAGTGTATTTGTACATAATAGGCTAACCCACTCTCTGGAGGTTTCTTCGGTAGGGAGATCGTTGGGGAGTATTGTAGGAGAGCATATTGTGAGAGAGTATGGAAGTAGTTTAACAGAGGAAAGTAAGGATTTTTATTTGCATAATTTAAGCAACGTTATTGCAGCTGCTTGTTTGTGTCATGATATAGGAAATCCAGCTTTTGGACATTCTGGGGAAGATGCTATTGCAAGTTATTTTGATCGTAACGAAGGTAGTTTGCAAGGCTTTTTTAAGCCTGAAGAATGGGCAGATTTGGTGAATTTTGAAGGAAATTCTAACGCTATAAGAGTACTCACTCAGCAGCAGGTAGGAAAAGATGCAGGAGGGTTGAAGTTGACTTATTCTACTTTAGCTTCTATAGCAAAATACCCTTGCGAAGCGCTAGCCAAGGACTTTAGTAAAAAAGATTTGCATCGTAAGAAATTTGGCTTTTTTCAAAATGAAGCTTCTACTTTTAAAGAAATTGCAGACAAAATAGGATTGCTAAAAATTTCTGATACCCCATTAGTTTACCGAAGACATCCTTTTGTATGGCTTGTGGAAGCTGCGGATGATATGTGCTACAATATTATTGATATGGAGGATGCTCATCGCTTGGGAATTGTAAAATCTGAGGCTTGTGAGGATTTGTTTAAAGAATTAATAGAAGCCTCTGGAACGTCATCCAAAGAAAAGATAGAGGGAAAGCTAAGTCAAATTCAGAATGCGAATGAAAGAATCTCATACCTGAGAGCAAAAGCCATTAACGCACTAATTACAATTGCTTCTGAAGTTTATATTACTCATTTTCAAGAAATATTGTCAGGGAGATTGAATACTTCTTTACTCGATATTTTTAGTAAGAAAAATGATACTTTAAAGAAGATTGAGAAATTTTCGATTCAGAATATTTACCGCCATCGTGCCGTAGTGGAGATTGAGAATGCGGGATACAATGTAATGTATGAACTGTTGGATCATTTTGTTCCACCTATTTTGAAGGATAAAAATAAACGTAAAAATTATGACGAAATGGCACTTCAGCTACTTCCACAACAATTTGTATATGAGGGTACTGAAGTAAGCCATTATCAAAAAGTATTGGGCGTTTTGGATTATGTGTCGGGGATGACGGATAATTATGCCACAGATTTGTATAGAAAAATAAAAGGAATAGATATCGGAATGACGATATAA